From one Streptomyces sp. CA-210063 genomic stretch:
- a CDS encoding urea amidolyase associated protein UAAP1, whose protein sequence is MATSTTYGARDHARAQEGVRTEAMPVVPASSWPTPPREADRLVWAETVAGGNYTHRVLARGTEFRLTDLRGDACAHLLLHHADRPWERLNVADTVKVQWNAYLGEGVLLLSDQGRVLASVVADTSGRHDALCGTSTLVRNTERYGDGTPQSPSPAGRELFKLAAAKNGLEPRDLPPSLSFFQGVRVREDGTLDFTGSAGPGARVTLRAEQDVTVLIANVPHPADPRPEYVSTPLEVLAWRAEPTRPGDPLWDATPEGRRAFLNTAEFLAARGIA, encoded by the coding sequence ATGGCGACATCGACGACGTACGGAGCACGTGATCACGCCCGCGCTCAGGAGGGCGTCCGGACCGAGGCGATGCCCGTGGTCCCGGCGAGCAGCTGGCCGACACCACCCCGCGAGGCGGATCGGCTGGTGTGGGCGGAGACCGTGGCGGGCGGGAACTACACCCACCGGGTGCTGGCCCGGGGCACGGAGTTCCGGCTGACCGACCTGCGCGGCGACGCGTGCGCGCATCTGCTGCTGCACCACGCCGACCGCCCCTGGGAGCGGCTGAACGTCGCGGACACGGTCAAGGTCCAGTGGAACGCCTACCTCGGCGAGGGCGTGCTGCTCCTGTCCGACCAGGGCCGCGTCCTCGCCTCGGTCGTCGCGGACACCTCCGGCCGGCACGACGCGCTGTGCGGCACCTCCACGCTCGTCCGCAACACCGAGCGGTACGGGGACGGCACCCCGCAGTCGCCCTCCCCCGCCGGCCGTGAGCTGTTCAAGCTGGCCGCCGCCAAGAACGGCCTCGAACCCCGGGACCTGCCGCCCTCGCTGTCCTTCTTCCAGGGGGTGCGGGTACGCGAGGACGGCACCCTCGACTTCACCGGCTCCGCCGGCCCCGGCGCCCGTGTGACCCTGCGCGCCGAGCAGGACGTGACCGTCCTGATCGCCAACGTGCCGCACCCGGCCGACCCGCGCCCCGAGTACGTCAGCACCCCGCTGGAGGTGCTCGCCTGGCGCGCCGAGCCGACCCGACCGGGTGACCCGCTGTGGGACGCCACCCCCGAGGGCCGCCGCGCCTTCCTGAACACCGCCGAGTTCCTCGCCGCGAGGGGGATCGCATGA
- a CDS encoding DEAD/DEAH box helicase gives MIVLLSVGAGSLESTMTEDLSPAERYAAARKRAAEQATALASFREMYDFGLDPFQIEACQALEAGKGVLVAAPTGSGKTIVGEFAVHLALQQGKKCFYTTPIKALSNQKYADLCRRYGADKVGLLTGDNSVNSDAPVVVMTTEVLRNMLYAGSQTLLGLGHVVMDEVHYLSDRFRGAVWEEVIIHLPESVTLVSLSATVSNAEEFGDWLDTVRGDTQVIVSEHRPVPLFQHVLAGRRMYDLFEEGEGSKKAVNPDLTRMARMEASRPSFQDRRRGRAMREADRERERRQRSRIWIPSRPEVIERLDSEGLLPAITFIFSRAACEAAVQQCLYAGLRLNDDDARLRVRALVEERTASIPHEDLHVLGYYEWLEGLERGIAAHHAGMLPTFKEVVEELFVRGLVKAVFATETLALGINMPARSVVLEKLVKWNGEQHADITPGEYTQLTGRAGRRGIDVEGHAVVLWQRGLNPDHLAGLAGTRTYPLRSSFKPSYNMAVNLVEQFGRHRSRELLETSFAQFQADKSVVGISRQVQRNEEGLEGYQESMTCHLGDFEEYARLRRELKDRETELAKQGAAQRRAEAAVALEKLKPGDVIHVPTGKYAGLALVLDPGLPAGRSNGHRGFEQHDGPRPLVLTAERQVKRLASMDFPVPVEALERMRIPKSFNPRSPQSRRDLASALRTKAGHLVPDRHRKRRAAAADDREIARLRAELRAHPCHGCTDREDHARWAERYYRLKRDTAQLERRIEGRTNTIARTFDRIVALLTELDYLRGDDVTEHGKRLARLYGELDLLASECLRAGVWEGLGPAELAACVSALVYEARVSDDAMAPKLPSGNAKAALGEMVRIWGRLDALEEEFRITQSEGVGQREPDLGFAWAAYMWASGKGLDEVLREVEMPAGDFVRWCKQVIDVLGQISAAAPSGSTVGKSARKAVDGLLRGVVAYSSVG, from the coding sequence ATGATCGTCCTGTTGTCAGTGGGGGCCGGTAGTCTCGAAAGCACGATGACAGAGGACCTCTCACCGGCCGAGCGGTACGCGGCAGCCCGCAAGCGCGCTGCCGAGCAGGCCACCGCACTCGCCTCCTTCCGCGAGATGTACGACTTCGGTCTCGACCCCTTCCAGATCGAGGCCTGCCAGGCGCTGGAGGCGGGCAAGGGCGTCCTGGTGGCCGCCCCCACCGGCTCGGGCAAGACGATCGTCGGCGAGTTCGCCGTCCACCTCGCCCTCCAACAGGGCAAGAAGTGCTTCTACACGACACCCATCAAGGCGCTGTCCAACCAGAAGTACGCCGACCTGTGCCGCCGCTACGGCGCCGACAAGGTCGGCCTGCTCACCGGCGACAACAGCGTCAACTCCGACGCCCCCGTGGTCGTGATGACCACCGAGGTGCTGCGGAACATGCTGTACGCGGGCTCCCAGACGCTCCTGGGCCTCGGCCACGTGGTCATGGACGAGGTGCACTACCTCTCCGACCGCTTCCGCGGCGCCGTCTGGGAAGAGGTGATCATCCACCTCCCCGAGTCGGTCACCCTCGTCTCGCTGTCGGCCACCGTGTCGAACGCGGAGGAGTTCGGCGACTGGCTGGACACCGTGCGCGGCGACACCCAGGTGATCGTCTCGGAGCACCGGCCCGTGCCGCTGTTCCAGCATGTGCTCGCCGGACGGCGGATGTACGACCTCTTCGAGGAGGGCGAGGGCAGCAAGAAGGCCGTCAACCCCGACCTCACGCGCATGGCGCGCATGGAGGCCAGCCGCCCCTCGTTCCAGGACCGCAGACGTGGCCGGGCCATGCGCGAGGCCGACCGTGAGCGCGAGCGCAGACAGCGCTCGAGGATCTGGATCCCGAGCCGCCCCGAAGTCATCGAACGGCTCGACTCCGAAGGCCTGCTGCCCGCCATCACCTTCATCTTCAGCCGCGCCGCCTGCGAGGCCGCCGTCCAGCAGTGCCTGTACGCGGGGCTCCGGCTGAACGACGACGACGCCCGGCTCAGAGTGCGCGCCCTGGTCGAGGAGCGCACGGCGTCGATCCCGCACGAGGACCTCCATGTCCTCGGCTACTACGAGTGGCTGGAAGGCCTGGAGCGCGGTATCGCGGCCCACCACGCGGGCATGCTGCCGACCTTCAAGGAAGTCGTCGAGGAACTCTTCGTACGCGGCCTGGTCAAGGCCGTGTTCGCCACCGAGACCCTCGCCCTCGGCATCAACATGCCCGCCCGCTCGGTCGTGTTGGAGAAGCTCGTCAAGTGGAACGGCGAGCAGCACGCCGACATCACACCGGGTGAGTACACGCAGCTGACCGGCCGTGCCGGGCGGCGCGGCATCGACGTCGAGGGCCACGCGGTCGTGCTCTGGCAGCGCGGCCTGAACCCCGACCACCTGGCCGGGCTCGCGGGCACCCGTACGTATCCGCTGCGCTCCAGCTTCAAGCCGTCGTACAACATGGCGGTCAACCTGGTCGAGCAGTTCGGCAGGCACCGCTCGCGCGAGCTGCTGGAGACGTCCTTCGCGCAGTTCCAGGCCGACAAGTCGGTCGTCGGGATCTCCCGGCAGGTGCAGCGCAACGAGGAGGGTCTGGAGGGCTACCAGGAGTCCATGACCTGCCACCTCGGGGACTTCGAGGAGTACGCGCGCCTCAGGCGGGAGCTGAAGGACCGCGAGACCGAGCTGGCGAAGCAGGGCGCGGCCCAGCGGCGGGCCGAGGCGGCCGTCGCCCTGGAGAAGCTGAAGCCGGGCGATGTCATCCATGTCCCCACGGGCAAGTACGCGGGGCTGGCGCTGGTGTTGGACCCCGGGCTGCCCGCCGGGCGGTCCAACGGCCACCGCGGGTTCGAGCAGCACGACGGGCCGCGGCCGCTGGTGCTGACCGCCGAGCGGCAGGTCAAGCGGCTGGCGTCGATGGACTTCCCGGTGCCTGTCGAAGCGCTGGAGCGGATGCGGATTCCGAAGTCCTTCAATCCGCGTTCGCCGCAGTCGCGGCGGGATCTGGCGTCCGCGCTCCGCACCAAGGCCGGGCATCTCGTGCCCGACCGGCACCGCAAGCGGCGGGCCGCGGCCGCGGACGACCGCGAGATCGCCCGGCTGCGTGCCGAGTTGCGGGCGCATCCGTGCCATGGGTGCACCGACCGTGAGGATCACGCGCGTTGGGCCGAGCGGTACTACCGTCTCAAGCGGGACACCGCGCAGTTGGAGCGGCGTATCGAGGGGCGGACGAACACGATCGCGCGGACCTTCGACCGCATCGTCGCCCTGCTGACCGAGCTGGACTACCTGCGGGGCGACGACGTCACCGAGCACGGGAAGCGGCTGGCGCGGCTGTACGGCGAGCTGGATCTGCTGGCGAGTGAGTGTCTGCGGGCGGGCGTGTGGGAGGGGCTCGGGCCTGCGGAGCTGGCCGCGTGTGTTTCGGCGCTGGTCTACGAGGCGCGCGTCAGCGATGACGCGATGGCGCCGAAGCTGCCGTCCGGGAACGCCAAGGCCGCGCTGGGGGAGATGGTGCGGATCTGGGGGCGGCTGGATGCGCTGGAGGAGGAGTTCCGGATCACGCAGAGCGAAGGGGTTGGGCAGCGGGAGCCGGACCTTGGGTTCGCCTGGGCCGCGTATATGTGGGCCTCGGGGAAGGGGCTGGACGAGGTGCTGCGGGAGGTGGAGATGCCGGCCGGGGACTTTGTGCGGTGGTGCAAGCAGGTGATTGACGTGCTGGGGCAGATCTCGGCGGCGGCGCCCTCCGGGTCGACCGTGGGGAAGAGTGCGCGTAAGGCTGTTGATGGGCTGTTGAGGGGGGTTGTGGCTTACTCCTCGGTGGGGTGA
- a CDS encoding 5-oxoprolinase/urea amidolyase family protein, producing the protein MTFDTLLVANRGEIAVRIIRTARALGLRTVAVYSDADRAAAHVRLADEAVRLGPAPAKESYLDTDLVLKAAKDTGAGAIHPGYGFLSEDAAFARRCADADIVFVGPTPDQLELFGAKHTARAAAEAAGVPLLPGTDLLPSLAEALDQASAIGYPVMLKATGGGGGIGMSACRSADELTEAWDRVRRIAAASFSAASSGVYLERLVERARHVEVQVFGDGDGLVVTFGDRDCTLQRRNQKVVEEAPAPGLPDHVRARLTASARDLCASVEYRSAGTVEFVYDAAREEAYFLEVNTRLQVEHPVTEEIYGVDLVAWMLRLARGDSAVVQAPAQPLGHAVEARVYAEDPSRAHRPSAGLLTRVEFPQDVRVDGWVETGTEVTTAYDPLLAKVVAHGSDRAHALRRLDEALARTRVDGIETNLGQLRAALDDRDFRQATHTTATLASVTDPTPRIEVVSGGTLTTVQDWPGRTGYWQVGVPPCGPMDDLSFRLGNRALGNPEGAPGLECTLQGPSLRFTHATTVCVTGAPAPVTVDGSPVARWEPVTVPAGAVLAVGAPTDHGLRTYVLFAGGGLDVPPFLGSAATFTLGRFGGHGGRALRTGDVLHGGTVTEGRPVPPEARPPFTSSWQVAALEGPHAAPEFFTEEDIHEFYAADWKVHFNSARTGVRLVGPKPRWARTDGGEAGLHPSNIHDTPYSVGAVDYTGDMPVLLGPDGPSLGGFVCPATVVSTERWKLGQLRPGDTVRFLPVADDTSPRPAIVDGGVLARDGDVTYRRSGDDNLLIEFGPMQLDLALRMRVHALMEAVAEAALDGVTDLTPGIRSLQIQTDPTLLPQPELLAAVREIVATIPPADELVVPSRTIHLPLSWDDPATREAIARYMAGVRDDAPWCPWNIEFIRRVNGLDSPADVYDTVFAAEYLVLGLGDVYLGAPVATPLDPRHRLVTTKYNPARTWTAENSVGIGGAYLCVYGMEGPGGYQFVGRTTQVWSPWQQRGAFESGSPWLLRFFDRVKWYPVDADELLSLRSDIISGRFVPRVEQGTFSLAEYQTFLTEHADSIAEFRSGQQTAFAAERAAWEAAGEFTRAETTTAAPGPPAEIHVPEGGHLIEAEFAASVWQLHIQPGDRVTTDQPLLTLEAMKMESRVHAPMDGTVEQILTRPGAQVEAGTALVILTPTATGEE; encoded by the coding sequence ATGACCTTCGACACGCTGCTGGTGGCGAACCGGGGCGAGATCGCCGTCCGGATCATCCGCACCGCCCGCGCACTGGGCCTGCGTACGGTCGCCGTGTACTCCGACGCCGACCGCGCCGCCGCCCATGTCCGGCTCGCCGACGAGGCGGTGCGGCTCGGCCCGGCACCCGCGAAGGAGTCGTACCTCGACACGGACCTGGTCCTGAAGGCCGCCAAGGACACGGGCGCGGGCGCCATCCACCCCGGCTACGGCTTCCTCTCCGAGGACGCGGCCTTCGCCCGCCGCTGCGCGGACGCGGACATCGTGTTCGTCGGCCCGACCCCCGACCAGTTGGAGCTGTTCGGCGCCAAGCACACCGCACGCGCGGCCGCCGAGGCCGCGGGCGTTCCGCTCCTTCCCGGCACCGACCTGCTGCCTTCCCTCGCCGAAGCCCTCGACCAGGCCTCGGCCATCGGCTATCCGGTGATGCTCAAGGCCACCGGCGGTGGCGGTGGTATCGGTATGTCGGCATGTCGTTCCGCCGATGAACTGACCGAGGCCTGGGACCGGGTGCGGCGCATCGCCGCCGCCTCCTTCTCCGCGGCCTCGTCAGGTGTCTATCTCGAACGCCTCGTCGAGCGGGCCCGCCATGTCGAGGTGCAGGTCTTCGGCGACGGCGACGGCCTCGTCGTCACCTTCGGCGACCGCGACTGCACCCTCCAGCGCCGCAACCAGAAGGTCGTCGAGGAGGCCCCGGCCCCCGGCCTCCCCGACCACGTCCGCGCGCGACTGACCGCCTCTGCCCGCGACCTGTGCGCGAGCGTCGAGTACCGCTCCGCCGGCACCGTCGAGTTCGTCTACGACGCCGCGCGCGAGGAGGCGTACTTCCTGGAGGTCAACACCCGCCTCCAGGTGGAGCATCCGGTCACCGAGGAGATCTACGGCGTCGACCTCGTCGCCTGGATGCTGCGCCTGGCGCGCGGCGACTCCGCCGTCGTACAGGCCCCGGCCCAACCCCTCGGGCACGCCGTCGAGGCCCGCGTCTACGCCGAGGACCCCTCGCGTGCACACCGGCCGAGCGCGGGCCTGTTGACCCGGGTCGAGTTCCCCCAGGACGTCCGCGTGGACGGCTGGGTGGAGACGGGCACCGAGGTCACCACGGCGTACGACCCGCTGCTCGCCAAGGTCGTCGCCCACGGCTCCGACCGCGCCCACGCCCTGCGCCGGCTCGACGAGGCGCTGGCCCGGACCCGCGTCGACGGCATCGAGACCAACCTGGGCCAGCTCCGGGCGGCCCTCGACGACCGGGACTTCCGGCAGGCCACCCACACCACGGCCACCCTCGCGTCCGTGACCGACCCGACCCCCCGGATCGAGGTCGTCTCGGGCGGCACCCTCACCACCGTCCAGGACTGGCCCGGCCGTACCGGCTACTGGCAGGTCGGCGTCCCGCCCTGCGGCCCCATGGACGACCTCTCCTTCCGCCTCGGCAACCGGGCGCTCGGCAACCCCGAGGGCGCCCCCGGCCTCGAATGCACCCTCCAGGGGCCGTCCCTCCGCTTCACCCACGCCACCACGGTCTGTGTGACGGGCGCCCCCGCCCCGGTGACCGTGGACGGCTCACCGGTCGCGCGGTGGGAGCCGGTGACGGTGCCCGCCGGAGCGGTACTGGCCGTCGGGGCGCCCACGGACCACGGGCTCCGCACGTACGTCCTCTTCGCGGGCGGCGGCCTGGACGTCCCCCCGTTCCTGGGCAGCGCGGCCACCTTCACCCTGGGCCGCTTCGGCGGCCACGGCGGACGGGCGCTGCGCACGGGCGACGTCCTGCACGGCGGCACAGTCACGGAAGGCCGCCCCGTCCCGCCCGAAGCACGACCTCCCTTCACCTCCTCCTGGCAGGTGGCCGCCCTCGAAGGCCCGCACGCGGCACCGGAGTTCTTCACCGAGGAGGACATCCACGAGTTCTACGCGGCCGACTGGAAGGTCCACTTCAACTCGGCCCGCACCGGTGTACGGCTGGTCGGGCCGAAGCCCCGCTGGGCCCGCACCGACGGCGGCGAGGCGGGCCTGCACCCCTCCAACATCCACGACACCCCGTACTCGGTCGGCGCCGTCGACTACACCGGCGACATGCCGGTCCTCCTCGGCCCCGACGGCCCCTCCCTCGGCGGCTTCGTCTGCCCGGCCACGGTCGTCTCCACCGAGCGCTGGAAGCTCGGCCAGCTGCGCCCGGGAGACACGGTCCGCTTCCTCCCGGTGGCGGACGACACCTCGCCCCGCCCCGCGATCGTCGACGGCGGCGTCCTGGCCCGCGACGGCGATGTGACCTACCGCCGCAGCGGCGACGACAACCTCCTGATCGAGTTCGGCCCCATGCAGCTCGATCTGGCGCTGCGCATGCGGGTGCACGCCCTGATGGAAGCGGTCGCGGAGGCCGCCCTCGACGGCGTCACCGACCTCACCCCCGGCATCCGCTCCCTCCAGATCCAGACGGACCCGACGCTGCTCCCGCAACCCGAACTCCTCGCTGCGGTAAGGGAGATCGTCGCGACCATCCCCCCGGCGGACGAACTGGTCGTCCCCTCCCGCACCATCCACCTCCCGCTCTCCTGGGACGACCCCGCGACCCGCGAGGCCATCGCCCGCTACATGGCGGGCGTCCGCGACGACGCGCCCTGGTGCCCCTGGAACATCGAGTTCATCCGCCGCGTCAACGGCCTGGACTCGCCGGCCGACGTCTACGACACGGTCTTCGCCGCGGAGTACCTGGTCCTGGGCCTCGGCGACGTCTACCTGGGCGCCCCGGTCGCGACCCCGCTGGACCCCCGCCACCGCCTGGTCACGACGAAGTACAACCCGGCCCGCACCTGGACCGCCGAGAACTCGGTCGGCATCGGCGGCGCGTACCTCTGCGTCTACGGCATGGAGGGCCCCGGCGGCTACCAGTTCGTCGGCCGCACCACCCAGGTCTGGTCCCCCTGGCAACAACGCGGCGCCTTCGAGTCCGGCTCCCCCTGGCTCCTCCGCTTCTTCGACCGCGTCAAGTGGTACCCGGTCGACGCCGACGAACTCCTGTCCCTCCGGTCGGACATCATCTCGGGCCGGTTCGTGCCGCGCGTGGAGCAGGGCACCTTCTCCCTCGCCGAGTACCAGACGTTCCTGACCGAACACGCCGACTCCATAGCCGAGTTCAGGTCCGGGCAACAGACCGCCTTCGCGGCGGAGAGGGCGGCCTGGGAGGCCGCCGGCGAGTTCACGAGAGCGGAGACGACGACCGCCGCGCCGGGTCCCCCGGCGGAGATTCACGTCCCCGAGGGCGGCCACCTGATCGAAGCCGAGTTCGCCGCCTCGGTCTGGCAACTGCACATACAACCGGGAGACCGGGTGACCACCGACCAGCCCTTGCTGACCCTGGAGGCGATGAAGATGGAGTCCCGCGTCCACGCGCCGATGGACGGCACGGTCGAACAGATCCTGACCAGGCCGGGCGCTCAGGTGGAAGCGGGCACAGCGCTCGTCATTCTGACGCCGACAGCCACCGGGGAGGAGTGA
- a CDS encoding TetR/AcrR family transcriptional regulator: protein MGSVEGTGGRRVGRPRAERRPESGLSPRDELLAAAAELFTTRGYAATTTRAVAERAGLRQASMYHHVSGKEELLAELLESTVTPSLTCARELLARDAVPAERRLWELCRADVALLCGGPHNLGGLYLLPEVRAERFAGFHAVRAELKDAYRQLIASTAAGGALAKSELDLRTDLVFGLIEGVILVHRSDPDRSVSAFAEATADAALRIAGV, encoded by the coding sequence ATGGGCAGCGTGGAGGGCACGGGTGGGCGGCGCGTCGGCAGGCCCCGGGCCGAGCGGCGGCCGGAGAGCGGCCTGTCACCCCGCGACGAACTGTTGGCCGCCGCCGCGGAGTTGTTCACGACACGGGGCTACGCGGCCACCACCACCCGGGCCGTCGCCGAGCGCGCCGGCCTGCGGCAGGCCTCCATGTACCACCACGTCTCCGGCAAGGAGGAGCTGCTCGCCGAGCTCCTGGAGTCCACGGTCACACCGTCGCTCACCTGCGCCCGGGAACTCCTCGCCCGGGACGCCGTCCCTGCCGAGCGACGACTGTGGGAGTTGTGCCGCGCCGACGTCGCCCTCCTGTGCGGCGGCCCGCACAACCTCGGCGGCCTCTACCTCCTCCCGGAGGTCCGCGCCGAACGCTTCGCCGGCTTCCACGCCGTACGGGCCGAACTCAAGGACGCCTACCGGCAGTTGATCGCGTCGACGGCTGCGGGCGGGGCACTCGCCAAGAGTGAGCTGGATCTGCGTACCGACCTGGTCTTCGGGCTGATCGAGGGCGTCATCCTCGTCCATCGCTCCGACCCCGACCGCTCCGTGTCCGCCTTCGCCGAGGCGACGGCGGACGCCGCGCTGCGCATCGCCGGCGTCTGA
- a CDS encoding urea amidolyase associated protein UAAP2 translates to MKTVVPARAAWSSVLRTGETLTLTDLHGNQAVDFLVYDAHDTSVRYSAPDTIHAQGGIFLTTGSVLMSNEHTPLMTVVADDVGRHDTVGGACSKESNTLRYGHHTWSQHACVDNFLAEGAKHGLGKRDLVSNINWYMNVPVEKDGTLGIVDGISAPGLALTLRAECDVLVLVSNCPQINNPCNGFDPTAVEMTVDAPADSRGDRE, encoded by the coding sequence ATGAAGACCGTCGTTCCGGCCCGGGCGGCCTGGTCGTCCGTGCTCCGCACCGGCGAGACCCTCACCCTCACCGATCTGCACGGCAACCAGGCCGTCGACTTCCTCGTCTACGACGCCCACGACACATCCGTCCGCTACAGCGCGCCCGACACGATCCACGCCCAGGGCGGCATCTTCCTCACCACCGGCAGCGTGCTGATGTCCAACGAGCACACCCCGCTGATGACCGTGGTCGCCGACGACGTGGGCCGGCACGACACGGTCGGCGGCGCCTGCTCCAAGGAGTCGAACACGCTGCGGTACGGGCACCACACCTGGTCGCAGCACGCCTGCGTGGACAACTTCCTCGCGGAGGGCGCCAAGCACGGCCTCGGCAAACGCGACCTCGTGTCGAACATCAACTGGTACATGAACGTGCCGGTCGAGAAGGACGGCACCCTCGGCATCGTCGACGGCATCTCCGCCCCCGGCCTCGCCCTGACCCTGCGCGCCGAGTGCGATGTGCTCGTGCTGGTCTCCAACTGCCCCCAGATCAACAACCCCTGCAACGGCTTCGACCCGACGGCCGTGGAGATGACCGTCGACGCGCCCGCCGACAGCCGAGGAGACCGGGAATGA
- the atzF gene encoding allophanate hydrolase, translating into MSQSRTLTRVRMAYARIDAVDRPEIWIDLRPQPEVEAEARALDARLAAGDRLPLAGRLFAVKGNIDVHGLPTTAGCPAYAYTPDADAPVVARLREAGALVLGTTNLDQFATGLVGTRSPHGAVRGAHDPSRISGGSSSGSAVAVALGIVDFALGTDTAGSGRVPAAFNGIVGLKPTRGLVPTTGVVPACASIDCVTVFARTLPEAEQALAHMTSPPGRPLPPLPQRTPGPWRIAVPPREQLGELDKGWTEAYEATVARMTAAGADVRALDLTPFTEAAAMLYQGAFVAERYTAVGSFIDKAIADGVDSLDPTVAGIITRARDIPAHQLFADQDRLTALRARALAELADVDALLLPTAPGHPTLAEVAADPLGANARLGRFTNSTNLFDLAAVAVPSGEVNGLPFGVMLIGPAFTDDRLARIATLLQPEARLAVVGAHLSGQPLNPQLLSLGAQLEQTTTTAPVYRLHALRTTPPKPGLVHVGEGGAPIETEIWRLPAEGLGRLLTTLPRPMTLGTIELSDGTQAPGFLCEPTALQDAPDITAHGSWRHYLTS; encoded by the coding sequence ATGTCGCAGTCCCGCACCCTCACCAGAGTCCGCATGGCCTACGCCCGCATCGACGCCGTGGACCGCCCCGAGATCTGGATCGACCTACGCCCCCAGCCCGAGGTGGAGGCCGAAGCCCGAGCCCTCGACGCCCGCCTGGCCGCAGGTGACCGCCTCCCCTTGGCCGGCCGCCTCTTCGCCGTCAAGGGCAACATCGACGTCCACGGCCTCCCCACCACCGCAGGCTGCCCGGCCTACGCCTACACCCCCGACGCCGACGCCCCGGTCGTCGCCCGCCTCCGCGAGGCCGGCGCCCTCGTTCTCGGCACCACCAACCTGGACCAGTTCGCCACAGGCCTGGTCGGCACCCGCTCCCCCCACGGCGCCGTCCGGGGCGCCCACGACCCGTCCAGGATCAGCGGCGGCTCCAGCTCCGGCTCGGCCGTAGCGGTGGCGCTGGGCATCGTCGACTTCGCCCTCGGCACCGACACGGCCGGCTCCGGCAGGGTCCCCGCCGCCTTCAACGGCATCGTCGGCCTGAAGCCCACCCGAGGCCTGGTCCCCACCACCGGCGTGGTCCCGGCCTGCGCCTCGATCGACTGTGTGACGGTGTTCGCCCGCACCCTCCCGGAGGCCGAACAGGCCCTCGCCCACATGACCTCTCCACCCGGCCGTCCCCTCCCACCGCTCCCCCAGCGCACCCCGGGCCCGTGGCGCATCGCGGTCCCCCCGCGCGAGCAGCTGGGCGAGCTGGACAAGGGCTGGACGGAGGCATACGAGGCGACCGTGGCCCGTATGACCGCCGCGGGCGCGGACGTACGCGCACTGGACCTCACCCCCTTCACCGAGGCCGCGGCGATGCTCTACCAGGGCGCGTTCGTAGCCGAGCGCTACACCGCAGTGGGAAGCTTTATCGACAAAGCAATTGCGGACGGCGTCGACTCCCTCGACCCCACCGTCGCCGGCATCATCACCCGCGCCCGCGACATCCCGGCCCACCAGCTCTTCGCCGACCAGGACCGCCTGACGGCCCTGCGCGCCCGCGCACTCGCCGAACTGGCCGACGTGGACGCCCTGTTGCTGCCGACCGCACCGGGCCACCCCACGCTGGCCGAGGTCGCCGCCGACCCGCTGGGCGCGAACGCCCGCCTGGGCCGTTTCACCAACTCCACGAACCTCTTCGACCTGGCGGCGGTCGCCGTCCCTTCAGGCGAGGTGAACGGCCTCCCCTTCGGCGTCATGCTGATCGGCCCGGCCTTCACGGACGATCGACTGGCCCGCATCGCCACGCTCCTCCAGCCGGAAGCCCGTCTGGCGGTCGTCGGCGCCCACCTCTCGGGCCAGCCCCTGAACCCCCAACTCCTGTCCCTGGGCGCCCAGCTGGAGCAAACCACCACCACGGCCCCCGTCTACCGCCTCCACGCCCTCCGCACGACCCCACCCAAGCCGGGCCTGGTCCACGTAGGAGAAGGCGGCGCCCCGATCGAGACAGAGATCTGGCGCCTCCCCGCGGAGGGCCTGGGCCGCCTCCTCACCACCCTCCCCCGCCCCATGACCCTGGGCACCATCGAACTCTCCGACGGCACCCAGGCCCCGGGTTTCCTCTGCGAGCCGACAGCCCTGCAGGACGCCCCGGACATCACCGCCCACGGCAGCTGGAGACACTATCTGACCAGCTGA